The region tttttataaaaaatatttttaaattattatatacgATTGATTTCCCTTTATAACCGACTTACTTATCGTGAGGGTATTGgatttttataatcaaattaatgTATTCTTCAACtctaattttactttttaatcattgtactctttttaaatttaaattttagtcctatctaattattaaaattattaaaatacttcTATTAAATTGGATTACATTACATTCTTAAAATAACACTTTTTGTTCATATGACTAATATTACATACGTGAAAAATTAAATAAGCAGATAAAAATTGTATACTTCTTCAACACTCTTCCAAAAAAAATCGAGTAAAAGTGAATGCTTTTCTTTTAATTGCATAACTTCCACGCGATTTAAATTGGCCTTCGAGCtcttttttttaggaaaattgaACGTTCCATATTCCAATTTAATGGAAATCCTTTGAGAATGGTAACAAGGTCTAAATTATTggaattaaaagtaaataaattaaattttaaatgtgtgaagagtataagaatttgaaaataaaattaaacatattttttgggtaaattataagatttaacttaagtttacTTTTATcataatcaaataattatcaaaatatcaacAAGTGTTGAGTGCAAGGGTAAAATACATTATATTCCCAAAGGAAGATGTAGGCTCAAaccttaaaaataacattattagaTGAAAAATATTACTAAGATATATGATATATACCATTGGTTTTAAAATAACCGATTTTCAATTTATCAGTATTTAAAGCATTTCCCGCCTTATTGTAATTTCCATCAAAGAAAAAACAAACCATTAGTAATTTATTCATTGTTGAATTAATAGCAACTAAATTCCTTTTTATATCTCCTCTTTCTTGGTAAAAAGAAAACAGAACATGAATTATTTTCCACCAAAACTCGTTATAACAAAAAGCTAATATCAAAGACGGATATGTTGCCGAATATACtagaatttctaattttttatttctttggatTATCATATTATATATCCTTATTCAAATATATTCAGTAATagatagtttaaaatatatatatatatatttcaaagatGTCCGAATAACCTAACAAAGCTGACAAAATACAAATGAAAGTTTGCAACATGAAAACAATTAAGACTTAAAAGACAACACAAACTTTCCAGGTAAAGTTCACCAAAACATTTATGTGATTTAAATTGTTAAGAGTGCACGATTTTCTGCCTAAACATTCACTTCTATACCTATAACACCTTTACTCTCGATTCAAAACAGAAAGAATGCTAAatatatttttaggttaaatttactaaatgaaaaagaaaaagaattctgTCCCTGGCCGTCTTTAAATGCTATCGACGTCTTACATTAGAAGCACGAATTGTCACACCGTGTAAAAATTTCGTATACCCGAGGAAGCTCAGTTTTCCATCTGAAACTCTTATCCAATCTTTAAGCAAAGAATGAGCTGATGGCCCCAAATTTAGTTCCTGCAAAATAAACACCAACAATGACAAAAAATTTCAATTTCCCGAATTCAGAAGTGAACTAAGCCAATAGGGAAGCCCCCATTTTGTATGAAAACAGATTATCAGAATACCAGTGCCAATTCCTCCACTGAAATGACCTTGTTTCCGTCTTGTTCGAAATACTCGAAAGCTGTGCTTGCAATACTCTCCCATTCTTCAGATGCTTCGAGCTGATATGCACTGATTGCAGCAGCGCAGAACTCTTCAAAGTCCATCTTTTTGTAATAGAGTGGTTCCAtcttgaaataaaatttaaaattgtcagCATTTTAACTACATGATAACATTTAACAAAACAACCCAAAACCTGTGAGAAATCatatatacaaaaaaatcaaatatttatccaTCGTGCACGGCTTCGCTATCAGTGcttcaaaacaaagaaaaaataatttcctCTTCAGCTTCATCTTAAAATATGCAAtgtatcaaaatcaaaatcatattACTCTCAGATCATGCAAAAACTTGAGTGCCGTAATTGCTCTATAAAGCTCTAATGATTAAAAATGAACATCGTTAGAACCATGCTAAGCTCTTTAACATGAACGGTGCTATTCCCTCCACAATAAACAATATATGAGCACATAAAACAATATATCTCACCACATTTATAATGTCAAAAACCCTTGACTCCTGCATGGCATCAGTTCTATTCTTCATTAAAGCCTGCAATTTTTCATAACAATGGTCACGACAAAATTACTACAAATAGTACAGGCAACTACTAAAACAAGTCAAGAATCAACAGCAAAAAGTTTAAAACTAGTTTGTAGCTACACCAAAGCCTGAAAGTAGCTACACATCTAGTTAGAAAAGAGGTCTCAAAGAGCTTGTGAGAGTTGGAAAGAAGTAAGAAACTGATAAAACCAAGAACTAACTGTTTTAAAATTATTGAGGGACACGCATCCATCTTTTGGTTCTAAAAGCTTAAACTGTCCAGTAAGATACAGAAGCGCATCATCCGGTAAAGCTTTTGAAAGTGCCTGCAACCAACAAAACAAAACCATGACAAAATGTTGATTCAAACTCTTCTTTTCAGATTCTATACTAATTTCCCTGTATGGGGTGTGTGTGTGCATGCGTGCAGGGTAGGAATTGGTAAGGGATTACTGATAATTTGTCCTTCTCTTAATAACAGGAACCAGTAAACTACCTTTTGTGCTGCTCGTCTGAAAGGGGTAGCCCGAATGTAAGACTTGACTAACTTGTAGATCAAAATATCCAAAGGCACAACACGATTGTCATCTTGTAACCATGGATGAGCTGACGATATAGAGGTCCTTATTAGTTTCCGAGATTATATATAATTTCGTTAGCAACTTCAAACCAAAGTTGtaaaagagagggagagggagcATAAATCCTAAAAGCTTCTTACGCATAAGGTCAAACCAAAATAAACATGACTTACCTAAAGCTTGGGCAGCAGTCATTCTTTTCCTGTGATCCTTGTTCAAAAGCCTTTTCACAAAATCCTTGGCTTCCAATGATACAGAAGGCCAAGGTGAATCATCGAAGTTAGGATCAGCTCGAAGCACAGAACGAAAAATTCCTGATTCAGTTCTGGCCCAGAAAGGTCTGCTTCCACATAACAATATATATGTTATGACACCAATACTCCACATATCAGCTTCAACACTGTATGATCTATGCAGTACTTCCGGTGCAACATAGTATGCACTGCCAACAATATCATTCAGACGTTGATCTGCAAATGAATAAAAACTGAATGGTTCTTGTTCGAACAAATTGTTGATAAATTATATGATTCAGAGGGGAGGGGAGTTCTGCATTACATGATTCAGACAATTATGCCAATGAGAGCACAATTGACAAATGGAATGCCAAGATTAATGCAAATATAGTAAAACCCAATTAACTCTTACCCGGCCTAATAAAATCAGATAAACCAAAATCGATAATTTTCATTGGAGCATCCTCATCTCTTGTGGTAAAAAGAAAATTCTGCAAAAAGAATGATTAGTTAATAACTAGAATTGGATCCAATGTAAAAAATATTGTGTCGTGTATTAACAATAAAAAGCAGCatagaactaaattaaaatttaagtatcaTATTCCTCTATGCCACACCTCGGGCTTTAGATCACGGTGCACAACCCCTTGAAGGTGACAAAAAGCTACTACACTTAAAATTTGCACAATTATATTTTTAGCATCCCCTTCGGTGTATCTACCACCTCTGCAATAAAGAACAATACGGAACATGGTTTTAGCGATGAGGTTAAGAATTGCCTTGGAGGGTGCAAGAGAAGAAGGTAGTACTTCGATACCTAGACAAAATTCTGTCAAGTAGTTCTCCACCTTCACATAATCTGACAACAAAACAACATTTCACTGTAATTACTTTGGAGGAAACTTGTTAACTCGCTGGTTTAGGACGCATGCCTAGACCAATCACAAATTGTTCCTTATGTATGATGCATATTGTTTGATATTCTGGCTAAGTTTATTTCAATCAGTTGAACTGGTGAAAAGATTAAACTTAAAGATTGAGGAAGGGCTACTACAAAGAATAAGAGATCTTAAAAATAAACTATAGCAAGTACAAACATACTCCATGACAATATAAACGTTATTGGCATCCTCAAAAGCATCATGAAACTTGATCATGTTTTTATGACAGGATAGGGCTTTCAGTATTTTGACCTCCCGCCGAACATCTTCTACTGATATTGCTGAGGTCATCTGCAAAATAATATCGACTCAGCTTCCGATTCTTCGCAAAACCATTAATCATCTCGAGTTATATATATTTCATCAAAAACTAAAACATAAGTTCAGAAGTACAAAAGAAAAAAGCTATCATTGCAGAAAATTTCTCCTAGTTGTTCCCAACATGAAGGGTGCGGGGAGGTTAACTCTGGAAAACTGTATCTTAATTCCCCATTGAAGATTGAACAAAATTTAAGCCAATCCCAAGTTATTGATTAGTAACCACGAACAACTTGAACTAACACCAAATCATCGATTACTAAACACGCATGCATTCAACTCTATTTGCTTAAAACTTTCCTTTTTATCTTTAGAAGTCCTAATACCATCATcttgttttctttgaaaattaaataataaaatcatgcAGCTATATTTTTTAACTTCGATCAACCGGTTTACAGTTCAGATCTTCATGCTATCTGGAAACTGCATTTGTTATTAACGTCAatacttttctttttcactttccaCTCTTAGTAATGTATCCAAATTCCAAGTACttcaaatatattatactaatgaAATCTCTGACTCAAATTGCAGTTTCAAATGAGACAATCCAtctaataatcaaaattttaattttttttttttactcctAATCAATAATAACAtcaactattaaaaaaaaaaaacaaagcacaTACCAAAAATGACACACCTTAGCTTTAGAAATGATTTTAACGGCCACCGACTTTCCCTTTAGCTCTCCTTTCTTTCCCTTGGCCCAGCAAgtatgaccaaaatgccctcgcCCAACCTCCTTGCCTAGCTcaaatttagcccctaaattCTTCCCGTATCCAAAATTTTTGTCTAGCACCGCTCCTTCCCCATCCTCGGGAATTGTTCCTTCCGTCGGAGCCGCCTTGTTCGACCCCTTTCGTCTCATTATTGCCGCCATGATCGGCTTGGCAGGAGAGGGAGGCGGCAAAGGCCACCTGAACTTCCTTCCCGGTGTTCTAGCTGGTGATGGAGACGGCGCCACTCCAGCGGGAAGTGGACTAGCAAATGGACTAACAGCATAAGAGTTTGTCTCAACAGATGGGGTTGCCGAGGCCGGAACCGGTAGCGGCTGAGACTGATTGACTGTGGAGGTTGATTCATTGTTGACGGACACGTTTTTGCTACAGCAATGGCCCATGATTCTGAATGCGGGAGTTTACCGTTTCTTCTCGGTCAAATCATCTGAACTTAAGCTTCAGACTTGATTAGCAACTGCAAAACCACCACGGCGAGAAATTTGAGAtagtaaatattttcttttttaaatggaAATTGAGAACAGAAGGAAGAGAAAGAGTTGAAAAAGTCGGTAATGTAGTATAAATTTGAAAGTTGATGAGAAAAGGCTAAAATCACAGGCAGCTGTGATTATTAATTGGGAAAGTacactttgaaaaaaaaagtcaaaattgttttttttcaatattaaatttaattattcaattgaACAATAAACCATtatagttaaaataaaattaaaaaaaaaggataatagaactttttaaaaatatatttatatctatgaaTATAACAAAGAATGacaaattattgttttaattttattttgattgtcTAATGATATAATGAATTTGTTTTGTTGGATAATAAGACTTAAAAGAAAGCAATTGAATCATggtacaaataaatttattttattgaaatattttcttaaaataaaagaaaaacgaTTGCTTTGAAATAAGAtaagttattataataattttactcATTATTGaattcattaatttaaatataatacaatgctttaaaaaatatatatcatgtGATACATTAGATGATCAAATTTGGGCAGAGTGTTTTGTTTTGATAAATAAGGATGCTTGTATTTCAAGCTtttcttataaataaataaataaaatatttgaattttgaaataaaaattaatgtttattaagaGTGTAATTGTGGTAAAGGAGACGAAGCAGGTGAACCGACGATGCCAAAGAAGAAATTTAGTCAAAGGAAGCGACTGTGATTTTTATTGGTGACAGCTAGTAAAACAAGAATAGTCAAAAGAGAAAAACGCGTTTCTCTAGTTTCGGAAATTGCATATAAATATTATCCCCCTAGCGAAAATCAAGTTAGACTTTCCCAATCAataacattttaaacaaaatagtttttcttttaaatcccAATTTctgtatataaattattttttaaaaaattataatttatatgatatgTTGTTACATTTTTTGTGGTATATTAATTCGATTAAGGAAATTAGTAAAATAatcttatatattataatatttaaaataaaaatatataaccatTCCACCACCATctataatcatattttataatatttatagatttaaatgttattaaataaattattttatattttaataacgTTTTAGGTGATTGGTAAGGAGAGGATGTGATAAAAGTAAGAAAGGACATGAATTAGCAAACAGCAGTAGAATTTGTGAGGGATATAAGTGCCTCACCTTGTGCAACTACTTTGAATGCATCGCTACGGCTCTGTTTGGACTGTACATAACAAAACAAAACtaattactaaatttatttaaattgcaagaagcatatGCTTAATTTTAGATGTGTTGGTGTGGGAGCTAGAAAGGAGCCTGTCTCATCTGCATCCATTTCTCCataatttctctaattttttagCATTAAAATAAATGGATTGATTGATGGAGTCAGTTagttataataaaatatcaattgCAATGTGTAAGCAAATTTTATTTCTACAAATgtgtttaaatataaaaaatatcatattttatatcaatttgtattttaatattataattaaattaaattaaattaaattattgaaatcaaatgtttttttttacagttttattatttgataaattgaatatatggaaaagttattttttaaaatacattctTTTAAGTACTTCAAAACTCACGAGTGTCGAAAAGTTCATATCAATAGCCGCCTTAAAAGGACGATTTAAAGATAAGACTAACTTGTTTTCCGTAACTTTTCTCATCCTTTACAAGTTTTATGCTAAACTtgttttaagtatttcaacactACCAATAATCGTCATAGTACTTTGACAAGCTAGTCATACCAGATCGAAAAGGTCGTTGTCGACTATGACGATTATTGCCAACGTTTTGCTCGAGATGAGTCAAATCTAGATCGAGATCCTCAAAAAATGTTATACGTGTTTCTGCTCGAGACCACTAATTTCATTCAGTGACTAGTGGATACGGGGGCCCTTGGGATAGCCCAGTATTAGCCATCTGTATAAAGAATGGTAGTTTACTCACCTTAAACCAAAGCATGTATTCCAAATCTATAACAACCCAACAATTTTAGATGTTGGAAAGTTTTATTTTTTGctagaataaaaaaaaaccaagccATACTAAGAAGTTAACCAAGAGGTTTTCAATGTAAAACCCCTTACCCATGTTCCATTATGGTCCCGAATAACTTCACCACTTGTGGCCAGTTTGGAAGCTTAGTTCTGTGCTCTATCAGTGTTGACTTTAAACTAGTTCTCTGGTTGTAAAGACTATGCAACCATAAGGCATGAACGATTAGCATACAAGCTTCCACAAACGGGTAGTATTGTAAACATTGTGAATGAAATCATGAAACAACCTTTGGCTTCTTTCCTAAACACCCTTAGCCTTGATAAAATCAGACTTAAACACATGTTTGTTATGTATGTATCATAACCACCCGTAAATGACATTGAATTTCAATCCCCAAACCTCGCTATCTATTGTAAAATACTCAGGTCGAGCTAAGTTGATATACACTTAACTTTTAACATCCGTTGACATAAATTCAAGGACTTTATCTGATTTTACAAGTCTGGTCTACATCgcgaaaaaaaaattctcaaagtaCATGATTGGCATCCTCCGATGTAACCTCCACAAATCATACAATGAGAATTCAATGTAAAGAGTCGACGGGACCTTTTCTTCATTTGTTTGGTGATGATGATTGGAAATAAACCATAAAAAGAACTTGATACATTGTGGCCCACAAATTTTCCAAATATGTTGCCATTTCTTATCAGGTTTGAGAGACAATTCTGTGAGACTTAACACTATCGAGGACTTCATAGGCTAACTTGGCGCTGAATTTCTTTGCATGGCAAAACCCCATCTAAGGAAATCATCAATATCATGCGAGGAGGGTGTTTTAAGAGTCGTGATCTCGATGAAGGTCTCCTTAGGTAATTAATTCATCATTGATTCTAGGTAAACCTCAAGTCCTTGACACCATTATTATATCCTAAATTAGGATAAAATGCTCGATCAATGACATCTTTTGTCAAAAGTCATGTAAAGCTCCACACTCATTAGTCCAACTATCATTGCAGAAGAACACAAGGTGCCCACTTCTAATATTTCAtacaatctatttttttaaatgacaTAAGACACAAGTTTAAGCGAAACAAGTAACCATATACCATTATGCGTTCTTTGCTTGATGAAACAAATGCGAGCATAGTTTGCCAAAACACATCTACAAGAATGGCTCATACATCACATCTGCGAGCACAGCTAGCCAAAACATATCTGCGAGCACAACCACTAAGAATGTGAGTAGCGAAAAGTGATCCAAGGCATAATCCtgcaaaataaataattgaacCAAGGCAATGTGTTTTTCCCAATCCTACCCAACAACAAACAATCATATACTTATTACCCCAGATAATTTGTAATCTTAGCGAACTTGATGAATCTGATGAACCTAACAAATTAACCAAACTGGCGAACATAACAAATTGACCAACCtcgctctgataccaacaaatgtaatacTCCATCCTGGTCTAATCAACAGACTCGAGCTATGGAACACCATactagccacctaagtgactatTTAGTTGAACACTAACCGAGCCTTCAACACACCGTACAAGACATGTTCAGATTTGAGAAAACACAAGCTCGTAAACTTACATCACTTGCTTCATAGTATGCAACAGTAGTAATATACGAACCTATATCGTTTGCAAAAGCTTATCTTTTGATTCCCTTGCGTAGCTTACGCATTCTtagtctatcaagtctaattggggagatgccttatcttgggcatcggagcggatgactcccagaagatagagacatagatataaCTGATTGGACTGAAAGTACATCTAACAGGACCTAGGCATAATAGATCATGAATCCGTTTGTGGAGTTATTCACTTGGTTACGTTCATAGTgtagcatacctaaatcctatgtagatggcggactatgtatgtgtgactcatacactttgatgtaagtaaacgCCTAAGTTGAAATAGATAAGGATTCGAAAGCTGGTGCgctgggtgtacgacttctatagtatgtagtgtcattcataatagtggaattcatagcctaaaacatgggtaaatgatatcctctcattggcattacatggttgatgaaaagtaaacatagtcacgggtcgttcgtctttgtgataaatgactttaTCACTATTTAATAGTGATTGATTTTtaatgaagaaagatgtaataattaccatgagataaaatatgatcatattgggagaaaagatattatcccaaagagatcaaggatatcctatgagggtaacacacttattacaaggttattggacgagcattgagtagttgctttcgtaatgatatgtcATTGAGAAGAGCtaagtcacgatactatagtggaatgactttgtgactaaatgagtttataattaataagcgaGAAGCCGAAAATGTTTGAGCCTCAACCACATATTTTTAAtcgtccctctgctagctcgttgaaactagaaatgaattgcgtgtttgaatagaaatgaacagaatgaatagaaaaagaggaATAAGGTACCATTCAATCATAGCGAACATGTTGATCTGTGACATATTGAAcgaattttctcgaaattttactgGGGTAAAATTGTTAAGAATTTTACTAAGGTAAATTtgagatgagaaaattatttaatatgtaaatattaaagtttattttgggaaataaaaaaattgaatcgggttggatcacattacaaagTATTAGGTCAAAAAGGCttaggaagtacttgtaattggacccgatatgaGAGAGGTCCAAAACCCCTCATGTAAGGAAATGGTACGACAAAACCTTAGTATCACTAACTAGGGTTGCCGCCCCCAATATCATAGTTATCTTTTTTCTAGTGGAAATAAATTTTTACAACTCTATAAGGGTTTTATCTtcttttcctataaatagatggcactgatAGAGCTATTGACAcaacttttgagagattgttattttgccaaaaaataaagagaatttattctcaagttatttacatatttttcagaataaaaattttaccagtTTCTATTAAAGTAGAGATAATTTTTGTTTCACCCCCAAAGAAAAACTtattctagttttgtgtttttattcaattggttcgagcccacactcaaagcagttcatggtacaagaatagcggagaagatcatttggttaaAAGCCGAAAAACAGCAGGGATCCGtttatccaaaaataaatatacgaattcggttaaggtttatttctataaatatcacaaattgggtcgattttcaaaattttatttttttctatgcaagaaaaccattttcaaactggATTTTTCCCAACAGAGAAGACTTACTCTTGGAACTTAGGATAATGCCCTAAGCTCTTGATTAACCTATGGTTCGCACATACAAGTGGCGATCCCTGAACACTCACCAGTTCGCTAAAAGCTTTAAATAAGCTTCACTTTTCCCTTGTCTTTGCTTGTAAATGATTCTGTCAAGTTCGCAATTTCACAAACATACACAAGTCACTAATAGCACATTAAGACTCATACATAAACATATGCAAACCTAGGTTCACATATGCTAGTTTTTTGGTGAACCTAGTTTCCTTTGTTGCAAACTTTCTTAATTACTTCTAAACGTCTTAACCCAATAAAGAAATAGAGTCTTACCTTAAATCCTAAAAGCTAAGTTCTGAGTTCTTACTTTCATAGAAACTTgacaaaaagagaaagaaataatcaatgaagaaatttgagagagtttttcattcaaaagaatatgaaatttcaattaaaaGAGTTTAATTTATAGGCACTAAGTGTTTTGATGTTCTTAGGATGCCCTAGTAGAAGTAGGAAAGAGTTATGTGCATGAGTGGTGTTGTGAAGAGGAAAATAAGTTGACTTCCTAATTTGGTATAACTGCCCTTTGGTTACTACTAATTTTAACTCTCGACCCAAACCAACGGCCACAACTCGCTAGGCTCACTAGCGACCCCAACTCGTTAGGCCTACTGGCAACCTTAGCTCCCTAGGTCCACTGGCAACCCCAGCTTGCCAAGCTCTCTGACAACCCCAGCTCACCAGGCCCCAAACTCCTAGGCCTTTTTAAGGATGTTATAGGATTGGTTTTGGCGTTGCATGTTCTTATAACCTAAGCCTCATTTGGTCACTGGTAGGCAAACATCTTCCTATTTAACCAAAGCCAAACTCCTTTTCTTTAAGGTCAAGCCCTATATAAAACTGCAAATAACTTTCTCTATATCTAAGCAAATGCCCTTAGGAATGTAAGTATACTACATCAAATAAATTGGAATGGGTAAGTATACTGCATCAAATAAAGTGGAATGGGTTTTACAACACTGACTTAGAAAGTGTAGCTCTACCAGCAAGTGAGAGTGCATGGGTTTTCCATCAAGATAGTTTCAGTCACAtcatttgaatcaaataataaaaggTTTCATTCATCACATAATGATAAAGTAGAGGCACCCCCAAGTATTCTCCCAAGTCCTTTACAGTAAAGAAACCAAGCCTACGGCTAATAGACTCATGAAGAGGAGGAACATTCTTAGAGAAATAGATTAGTGTTTTCTATAAGCTTACCCGATGACCAAAGGCTTTGCAAAAGGTATCAATGACTATCTTAATATCTCTCATTTAGTCAAGAGATTCCTCCATGAATAGAAGTAAAACCAATctacaaataataaataagatattTGAGAGTTACCTCATCCTAATTTAATCGGCTTCTAATTCCCAATTTCTATTCCATGAAAAATAGTGTGCACTAAACGTTCCATGCACAAAACAAATAAATAGGGTGAGAATGGTTCACCTTGTCTAATCCTTCTAGTGGGTACATAGAAATCAATCCCAGTGGGTACATAGAAATCAATCATACTTCCATTCCACAAATTTTGTATAAACATAGAAGAAAACGGtgcataattaaatttttgagctCATCGAAAATGCTAGTTTTCTATAAAGTATCATTGATAAAGTTCCAATTAAAACAATGATAAGCCTTCTTTAGGTCAATCTTAA is a window of Gossypium hirsutum isolate 1008001.06 chromosome D08, Gossypium_hirsutum_v2.1, whole genome shotgun sequence DNA encoding:
- the LOC107909676 gene encoding CDPK-related kinase 4 isoform X1 encodes the protein MGHCCSKNVSVNNESTSTVNQSQPLPVPASATPSVETNSYAVSPFASPLPAGVAPSPSPARTPGRKFRWPLPPPSPAKPIMAAIMRRKGSNKAAPTEGTIPEDGEGAVLDKNFGYGKNLGAKFELGKEVGRGHFGHTCWAKGKKGELKGKSVAVKIISKAKMTSAISVEDVRREVKILKALSCHKNMIKFHDAFEDANNVYIVMELCEGGELLDRILSRGGRYTEGDAKNIIVQILSVVAFCHLQGVVHRDLKPENFLFTTRDEDAPMKIIDFGLSDFIRPDQRLNDIVGSAYYVAPEVLHRSYSVEADMWSIGVITYILLCGSRPFWARTESGIFRSVLRADPNFDDSPWPSVSLEAKDFVKRLLNKDHRKRMTAAQALAHPWLQDDNRVVPLDILIYKLVKSYIRATPFRRAAQKALSKALPDDALLYLTGQFKLLEPKDGCVSLNNFKTALMKNRTDAMQESRVFDIINVMEPLYYKKMDFEEFCAAAISAYQLEASEEWESIASTAFEYFEQDGNKVISVEELALELNLGPSAHSLLKDWIRVSDGKLSFLGYTKFLHGVTIRASNVRRR
- the LOC107909676 gene encoding CDPK-related kinase 4 isoform X2; translated protein: MTSAISVEDVRREVKILKALSCHKNMIKFHDAFEDANNVYIVMELCEGGELLDRILSRGGRYTEGDAKNIIVQILSVVAFCHLQGVVHRDLKPENFLFTTRDEDAPMKIIDFGLSDFIRPDQRLNDIVGSAYYVAPEVLHRSYSVEADMWSIGVITYILLCGSRPFWARTESGIFRSVLRADPNFDDSPWPSVSLEAKDFVKRLLNKDHRKRMTAAQALAHPWLQDDNRVVPLDILIYKLVKSYIRATPFRRAAQKALSKALPDDALLYLTGQFKLLEPKDGCVSLNNFKTALMKNRTDAMQESRVFDIINVMEPLYYKKMDFEEFCAAAISAYQLEASEEWESIASTAFEYFEQDGNKVISVEELALELNLGPSAHSLLKDWIRVSDGKLSFLGYTKFLHGVTIRASNVRRR